One region of Gemmatimonadota bacterium genomic DNA includes:
- a CDS encoding ATP-binding protein, with product MSNSLPQVLMHSAPSLYKHLDAFAQIVESAVRLAGASEDEQVDLMVAVMEALNNAIDHGNGEDASKKVHLKIDIHPASITVWVQDEGGGFDPNATPDPVAPENLMNNSGRGLLMMRAFMDEVDFMPSQKGTLVKMIKYFSSKSSPSHC from the coding sequence ATGTCCAATTCATTACCTCAGGTGCTAATGCACAGTGCCCCAAGTTTGTACAAGCATCTCGACGCATTTGCCCAGATTGTTGAGTCGGCCGTTCGGCTAGCTGGCGCTTCAGAAGATGAGCAAGTTGATCTGATGGTTGCAGTCATGGAAGCACTCAACAATGCGATTGATCATGGCAATGGTGAAGATGCTTCGAAGAAAGTACATCTCAAGATCGATATCCACCCCGCTTCCATCACGGTCTGGGTGCAAGACGAGGGAGGAGGTTTTGATCCCAATGCCACACCTGACCCGGTTGCGCCAGAAAATCTAATGAATAATTCTGGACGCGGGCTTTTGATGATGCGTGCGTTTATGGATGAGGTGGATTTTATGCCCTCTCAGAAGGGCACACTGGTTAAAATGATCAAGTATTTTTCCTCTAAGTCGTCACCATCTCACTGTTGA
- the raiA gene encoding ribosome-associated translation inhibitor RaiA — MPMQIDISGHHYHVSDSTRTHIKAAVSRFERFYTPVLGCHVAIKKEEPAFRVDIIVNVHGQTLKASNTGNKLFPVIDGSAKKMIRQLKKLRGRRRKPRVISSLNEV, encoded by the coding sequence ATGCCCATGCAAATTGACATTTCTGGACACCATTACCATGTCTCCGACAGTACGCGTACCCATATTAAAGCTGCTGTCTCTCGGTTTGAGCGATTTTACACGCCAGTGCTGGGTTGTCATGTCGCCATCAAAAAAGAGGAGCCTGCATTTCGCGTTGATATTATTGTCAATGTGCATGGGCAAACTCTTAAAGCTTCCAACACTGGCAATAAGCTCTTTCCCGTTATTGACGGTTCGGCAAAGAAGATGATCCGACAATTAAAGAAACTTCGCGGCCGACGTAGAAAACCTCGCGTTATTTCTAGTCTAAATGAGGTATGA
- the hprK gene encoding HPr(Ser) kinase/phosphatase, which translates to MPQISIGKMLEDYSDQLSLSSVAGQEGIGNTLSTSDVHRPGLALAGFLGLFTFDRVQVMGNTEMLYLSSLDPDVCRQTLETIFQFDIPCMVITDGNEVLPVMVELSNARHIPLLTTPFATTKFAHLFSHYLDDVFAPRTAIHGSLVDVYGIGLLFVGASGIGKSEIAVDLVERGHRLVADDVVLVSRKLQGIVVGSSGETLRDHIEIRGLGILNVRNMFGVRAVRMQKRIEVVVKLIKWDETAAYDRIGLDEDWVSILDLEVPQVTVPIYPGKNITVIAETIALNYQLKIQGYHTAQEFNRRLVERMKNKIRDDMSIRADIE; encoded by the coding sequence GTGCCACAGATTTCTATTGGCAAGATGTTAGAGGATTATAGCGACCAACTCTCGCTTTCGTCCGTTGCTGGACAGGAGGGGATTGGCAATACACTATCTACCAGCGATGTCCATCGGCCCGGTCTCGCACTTGCGGGTTTCCTCGGGCTTTTTACTTTTGACCGCGTTCAGGTTATGGGCAATACGGAGATGCTCTATCTGTCGAGTCTTGACCCCGATGTTTGTCGCCAAACCCTTGAAACCATTTTTCAGTTTGATATTCCCTGTATGGTTATCACTGATGGGAATGAAGTGCTGCCGGTGATGGTCGAATTGTCCAATGCGCGGCACATTCCCTTGCTGACCACGCCGTTTGCGACCACCAAGTTCGCCCACCTTTTTTCTCATTATCTCGACGATGTGTTTGCACCGCGCACAGCCATTCACGGTTCGCTGGTTGATGTGTATGGCATTGGGCTGTTATTTGTTGGGGCAAGTGGGATCGGAAAAAGTGAGATTGCCGTTGACCTGGTTGAGCGCGGACACCGATTGGTCGCGGATGACGTCGTGCTCGTGTCGCGCAAGTTACAGGGCATAGTTGTAGGCAGCAGCGGAGAAACACTGCGCGATCATATAGAAATACGCGGTCTGGGCATTTTGAATGTTCGCAATATGTTTGGTGTGCGTGCCGTTCGCATGCAGAAGCGGATTGAGGTTGTTGTCAAACTCATTAAATGGGATGAAACCGCGGCTTACGATCGCATTGGACTCGATGAGGATTGGGTCTCGATTCTCGATCTCGAGGTGCCTCAGGTTACAGTGCCGATCTATCCGGGAAAAAATATTACGGTGATTGCTGAGACGATAGCCTTGAATTATCAACTCAAAATACAGGGCTATCACACGGCGCAAGAATTCAATCGTCGCCTTGTTGAGCGCATGAAAAACAAAATCCGGGACGATATGTCTATTCGCGCGGATATCGAGTAA
- a CDS encoding aspartate kinase encodes MKKIVCKFGGSSVADATQVEKVVSIVRRDGRRCFVVPSAPGKRSEDDTKITDLLYLCHELARQNVEFSEPFNKISTRFLDLSKALGVSIDMESLLAEVESGIANGAGRDYVASRGEYLCGRILADVLDAVFVDPAEAILFRADGRLDSDSYRRLRARLSDDRLYVIPGFYGADVEGEIVTFSRGGSDITGAIVARAVGAEMYENWTDVSGLLMADPRLVPNPLPVEEITYREMRELAYMGADVLHDEAMFPVRTAKIPIHIRNTNRPEDVGTLILPSRELTERLIAGVAGRPNFSMLFIEKDLMNQTTGFGQRVLEVVARHGISYDHTPSGIDTMSVIIQDEQLDGKGELLVEDIQRIIEPDRAELIHGLALIATVGEGMSHRVGIAARLFTALADAGVNVRVIDQGASEINIIVGVEEADLETALIAIYRAFVK; translated from the coding sequence ATGAAAAAAATTGTTTGTAAATTTGGCGGTTCATCAGTTGCTGATGCCACACAGGTCGAGAAGGTAGTGTCTATTGTGCGAAGGGATGGACGCCGCTGTTTTGTCGTGCCTTCCGCGCCTGGTAAGCGGTCTGAAGATGACACAAAAATTACTGATTTGCTCTATTTGTGCCACGAACTCGCGAGACAAAATGTCGAATTTTCAGAGCCTTTTAATAAAATTAGTACGCGATTTTTGGATCTCTCAAAGGCTCTTGGTGTGTCAATAGATATGGAGAGTCTGCTCGCTGAGGTCGAGAGCGGGATAGCGAATGGTGCAGGGCGAGATTACGTGGCGTCGCGCGGCGAGTATTTGTGCGGGCGCATCTTAGCCGATGTTTTAGATGCGGTGTTTGTCGATCCAGCCGAGGCGATACTCTTTCGGGCTGATGGGCGCCTTGACAGCGATTCATATCGGCGATTGAGGGCACGTCTTTCAGATGATCGGCTGTATGTTATTCCGGGATTTTACGGTGCGGATGTAGAGGGTGAGATAGTGACATTTTCTCGTGGGGGGTCAGATATTACCGGTGCGATTGTTGCCCGCGCAGTTGGAGCAGAAATGTACGAAAACTGGACGGATGTGTCCGGATTGCTCATGGCCGATCCCCGCCTGGTGCCCAATCCATTGCCTGTAGAAGAAATTACATATCGCGAGATGCGCGAGTTGGCCTATATGGGAGCCGATGTTTTGCACGACGAAGCGATGTTTCCGGTGCGAACGGCAAAAATTCCCATTCACATACGAAATACCAATCGGCCAGAGGATGTGGGCACGTTGATTTTGCCGAGCCGAGAGCTTACAGAGCGCCTGATCGCCGGGGTTGCGGGACGTCCCAATTTTAGTATGCTATTTATTGAAAAAGATCTGATGAATCAGACAACGGGGTTTGGGCAGCGGGTCCTGGAGGTGGTTGCACGACATGGGATCAGTTATGATCACACGCCGTCGGGTATCGATACAATGTCGGTGATCATACAGGATGAGCAATTGGACGGCAAGGGCGAACTTCTCGTCGAAGATATTCAACGCATTATCGAGCCTGATCGCGCCGAACTGATCCACGGGCTTGCGCTGATTGCGACGGTTGGCGAGGGGATGTCGCACAGGGTTGGCATTGCAGCGCGTCTGTTTACTGCGCTGGCAGATGCAGGTGTGAATGTACGGGTGATTGACCAGGGGGCTTCAGAGATCAATATTATTGTGGGAGTCGAAGAAGCCGATCTCGAGACAGCACTGATCGCGATTTATCGCGCTTTTGTAAAATAA
- a CDS encoding NAD(P)-dependent oxidoreductase — translation MKILVTGSHGRVGGNLVRRLLDKGHDIRGFVYPGDASRADKWEGIDEVEVVEGDLRDYDAVSRAVEGVDAIYHLAAAFASPHSHIEYLQINGLGTLHLLEAVREKIPNLQRFVYACTEAIYWKVEEAGRLFEKPISEDMVSATKAMPYFLTKWIGEELVMNYHVQYGFPSVVCRFATIFEPSEFLTEDGVPKFCTLRPPLERLQRQKNPTDEQRAQLASMEKAWADGARVLVSRCPDGRSFKQEWADVRDIALGLSLSLERDEAVGEAFTLGGMLIVWEDDVPKVADYLGVGYTEATMPAPNFFEFDRSKTQNLLGYHAEHDLWSTLNTALAMQEGKETDVVPTGVRYGRNPA, via the coding sequence ATGAAAATTCTCGTGACGGGGTCACACGGAAGAGTAGGGGGTAATCTGGTCAGACGTTTGCTCGACAAAGGCCACGACATACGCGGCTTTGTCTATCCCGGTGATGCCAGCCGGGCGGACAAATGGGAAGGCATTGATGAAGTCGAGGTCGTAGAAGGCGACTTGCGCGATTACGATGCCGTATCTCGCGCGGTTGAGGGTGTGGATGCCATATATCACCTGGCAGCGGCTTTTGCAAGCCCGCATAGCCATATCGAATATTTGCAGATTAATGGGCTGGGCACACTGCATTTACTCGAAGCTGTGCGAGAGAAAATCCCCAATTTGCAGCGTTTTGTCTATGCATGCACAGAAGCGATATACTGGAAGGTTGAAGAGGCTGGGCGTTTGTTTGAGAAGCCGATTTCCGAAGATATGGTCAGCGCGACTAAAGCGATGCCCTATTTTTTGACCAAGTGGATCGGCGAAGAACTGGTGATGAATTACCACGTTCAATACGGCTTTCCGAGCGTTGTGTGTCGGTTTGCGACCATTTTTGAACCGAGCGAATTTTTGACCGAAGACGGCGTTCCCAAATTTTGTACCCTCAGACCTCCGCTCGAACGGTTGCAACGCCAGAAAAACCCCACAGATGAACAGAGGGCGCAGCTCGCATCTATGGAAAAAGCATGGGCAGATGGTGCGCGGGTTCTGGTTAGCAGGTGTCCCGATGGCAGGAGTTTTAAGCAGGAATGGGCGGATGTGCGGGATATCGCCCTGGGCCTTTCTCTGAGTTTGGAGCGCGATGAAGCCGTGGGCGAGGCATTTACCCTTGGTGGAATGCTCATCGTGTGGGAAGACGATGTTCCAAAAGTTGCCGATTATCTCGGTGTAGGCTATACAGAAGCGACCATGCCTGCGCCGAATTTTTTTGAATTTGATCGATCAAAAACGCAAAATCTGCTCGGATATCATGCCGAACACGACTTGTGGAGCACGCTGAATACGGCTCTGGCGATGCAAGAGGGCAAGGAGACAGATGTTGTTCCCACAGGTGTGCGATACGGACGAAATCCCGCATAA